A window of the Candidatus Binatia bacterium genome harbors these coding sequences:
- a CDS encoding (2Fe-2S)-binding protein: MTPPRPIRLTVNGVSYEAAVEPRTTLVDFLRQELGLTGTHVGCEQGACGACTILLNGQAVRSCLMLAVQADGAEVMTVEGLSRDGQLHPLQQAFMEEHGLQCGFCTPGFLMSAYELLRQHPQPTDDEIKEALGGNLCRCTGYQAIIKSVRLAATKLSAALPAAAGTVGK, from the coding sequence ATGACACCGCCGAGACCGATTCGGCTAACCGTGAACGGCGTTAGCTATGAGGCGGCGGTGGAACCGCGGACCACGCTGGTGGACTTTCTGCGTCAAGAGCTGGGACTCACCGGTACCCATGTGGGCTGCGAGCAAGGGGCCTGCGGGGCGTGCACGATCCTGTTGAACGGACAGGCGGTGCGGTCGTGCCTGATGCTGGCGGTGCAGGCCGACGGCGCGGAGGTGATGACGGTGGAGGGACTGAGCCGGGACGGCCAGCTGCACCCGCTGCAGCAAGCCTTCATGGAAGAGCACGGGCTGCAGTGTGGGTTTTGCACCCCGGGGTTCTTGATGTCGGCGTATGAACTGCTGCGGCAGCATCCGCAGCCGACCGACGACGAGATCAAGGAGGCGCTGGGCGGCAACCTCTGCCGCTGTACGGGGTACCAGGCCATCATCAAGTCGGTCCGCTTGGCGGCGACGAAACTCAGCGCGGCATTGCCCGCTGCCGCGGGGACTGTCGGTAAATGA
- a CDS encoding xanthine dehydrogenase family protein subunit M encodes MKPPRFEYAAPTTVAEAVSLLQQHESEAKILAGGQSLMPLLNMRLTRPGLLIDLGRVAELRYLRETDGGLAIGAMTTKRTVEDSAMVKSRQPLLHAATLLIGHAQIRNRGTVGGSLAHADPAAEYPALAVAVDAQLRVVGPKGERTIAAAEFYVSYLTTALEPTEILTEVRFPALANDTGWSCAEVARRHGDFAMTGAVVTVRLGSDGRCAQSRIVLFGVGPTPLRALAAEQVVIGQKPSEKLFAQAGQRVSEAIEEPLSDVHASAEYRRYLAQVLTRRALAEAAARARGAA; translated from the coding sequence ATGAAACCACCACGGTTTGAGTACGCCGCGCCGACGACGGTGGCGGAGGCGGTGTCGTTGCTGCAACAGCACGAGAGTGAGGCGAAGATCCTGGCCGGCGGGCAGAGCTTGATGCCGTTGCTCAACATGCGGCTGACCCGGCCGGGGCTGTTGATCGATCTGGGCAGAGTGGCCGAGCTGCGCTACCTGCGCGAGACGGACGGTGGGCTGGCCATCGGGGCAATGACCACCAAGCGCACGGTGGAGGACTCGGCGATGGTGAAGAGCCGCCAGCCGTTGCTCCACGCCGCCACGCTGCTGATCGGTCACGCGCAGATCCGTAACCGCGGTACGGTGGGTGGCTCACTGGCGCACGCGGACCCAGCCGCCGAATACCCGGCGCTGGCGGTGGCCGTGGACGCGCAGCTGCGAGTGGTGGGGCCGAAGGGAGAGCGCACGATTGCGGCGGCGGAGTTTTACGTGAGCTATCTGACCACGGCGCTGGAGCCCACGGAGATATTGACCGAGGTGCGCTTCCCGGCGCTAGCGAACGATACGGGCTGGTCCTGCGCCGAAGTCGCCCGCCGGCACGGGGACTTTGCCATGACCGGGGCCGTGGTGACGGTGCGGCTGGGGAGCGACGGGCGCTGCGCCCAGAGCCGCATCGTGCTGTTCGGGGTGGGGCCCACACCGCTGCGGGCGCTGGCGGCGGAACAGGTGGTCATCGGACAGAAGCCGAGTGAGAAGCTGTTCGCGCAAGCCGGGCAGCGGGTCAGCGAAGCGATCGAGGAACCATTGTCCGATGTGCACGCCTCGGCGGAGTACCGCCGGTATCTGGCGCAGGTGCTGACGCGGCGCGCGTTGGCCGAGGCGGCGGCGCGGGCCAGAGGTGCGGCGTGA